The proteins below come from a single Gimesia alba genomic window:
- the clpP gene encoding ATP-dependent Clp endopeptidase proteolytic subunit ClpP, translated as MTVLTPYVIEKNGRDERAMDIYSRLLQDRIVMMGSQVNDQVAQSLVAQLLFLQFDDPEADIHFYINSPGGSVTAGMAIYDTMQYISCDVATYCIGQAASMGALLLTAGAPGKRNALPNSRIMIHQPLAGMQGTATDLEIHAKEVLKMKRRLNEILLHHTGQTLEKIEQDTDRDNFMDSEEAKAYGLIDNVLEHLEAPGTKE; from the coding sequence ATGACGGTCCTTACTCCCTATGTGATCGAAAAGAATGGCCGCGACGAACGCGCCATGGATATTTATAGTCGTCTGCTGCAGGATCGCATCGTGATGATGGGATCGCAGGTCAATGATCAGGTGGCACAAAGTCTGGTCGCACAACTTTTGTTTCTGCAGTTTGATGACCCGGAAGCAGATATTCATTTTTACATCAATTCACCCGGTGGTTCTGTCACCGCGGGAATGGCAATTTATGACACGATGCAGTACATCTCATGTGATGTTGCCACGTATTGTATCGGACAGGCTGCCAGTATGGGCGCCCTGTTATTGACCGCGGGCGCTCCAGGAAAACGGAACGCACTGCCCAACAGTCGCATCATGATTCACCAGCCACTGGCGGGCATGCAGGGGACTGCAACCGACCTGGAAATTCACGCCAAAGAAGTCTTGAAAATGAAGCGGCGGCTGAACGAGATTCTGCTGCATCATACAGGTCAGACTCTGGAAAAAATTGAGCAGGATACCGACCGCGATAACTTCATGGACTCCGAAGAAGCCAAAGCCTACGGATTGATTGATAACGTTCTGGAGCATCTCGAAGCACCAGGCACCAAAGAATAA
- a CDS encoding DUF1559 family PulG-like putative transporter, translating into MKTLRIKQKLQRRKGFTLIELLVVITIIGILVSLTLPAIQSARASARKLTCLNNMRNVGLAVVNFSSGANSQLPLLVDPNIETDPAGTRPNDGNDNLSWCTTILPFLDAVGFRQRWDTVANVASQDAATPAQIQALIDLNNTRFPVFTCPDDQFNNDLGALSYAVNVGYVTDNYNATGVGYAATTPTTGVGHHPLGDTALDGAVTSLANAPIKFGTGVFWRPYSSRMSLDFISAADGLTQTLMLSENLQAGEWADQGTGSLGFGIDMEGLPMAAGSLNLSTASPTFNLQNSVTGNDSRIGSNLTAGKGQAWRPSSNHPSGAVNVIFCDGSGKSLTPQMDGGVYARLLTPAGLRYGQAVVDGTSF; encoded by the coding sequence ATGAAAACTTTAAGAATCAAACAAAAGCTGCAACGGCGTAAAGGCTTTACGCTGATCGAACTGCTGGTGGTGATCACCATCATCGGCATCCTGGTTTCGCTGACTCTGCCAGCGATCCAAAGTGCCCGCGCCTCAGCCCGAAAGCTGACCTGTCTGAATAACATGCGAAACGTCGGATTGGCCGTCGTCAACTTTTCATCCGGTGCCAACTCACAGTTGCCACTCCTGGTTGATCCCAACATTGAAACCGATCCAGCCGGAACTCGTCCCAATGACGGGAATGACAACCTTTCTTGGTGTACGACCATCTTACCATTCCTCGATGCAGTCGGTTTTCGGCAACGATGGGATACGGTCGCTAATGTCGCTTCACAGGACGCTGCAACACCAGCTCAAATTCAGGCCCTCATAGATTTAAACAACACCCGCTTTCCCGTTTTCACTTGCCCCGACGACCAGTTCAACAACGACTTAGGGGCACTGTCCTACGCAGTGAATGTAGGTTATGTCACAGACAACTATAATGCTACTGGTGTGGGGTATGCTGCTACAACACCTACAACCGGTGTTGGACATCACCCTCTGGGAGATACTGCACTGGACGGAGCCGTCACTAGTTTGGCTAATGCACCGATCAAATTTGGAACAGGTGTCTTCTGGCGTCCTTATTCTTCGCGGATGTCTCTGGACTTTATTTCCGCCGCGGATGGTCTGACCCAGACCCTGATGTTAAGTGAAAACCTTCAAGCAGGAGAATGGGCTGACCAGGGTACAGGAAGTCTCGGGTTTGGTATCGATATGGAAGGATTACCTATGGCAGCCGGATCTCTGAACTTATCAACCGCTTCTCCCACATTCAATCTGCAGAATAGTGTGACTGGCAATGATTCTCGCATTGGTTCCAACCTGACTGCAGGAAAAGGACAGGCTTGGCGGCCGAGTTCCAACCACCCCAGTGGTGCCGTGAATGTGATCTTCTGCGATGGCAGTGGAAAATCACTGACACCTCAGATGGATGGCGGCGTTTATGCCCGTCTGTTGACCCCCGCTGGTCTGCGTTATGGCCAGGCTGTTGTGGATGGAACATCCTTCTAA
- a CDS encoding DUF1559 family PulG-like putative transporter, giving the protein MQQQRTPRTLPKRNGFSLLELLVVIVVISILVSLTLPAIYRSSCGSSKITCLNNMRNVGLAVVNFSSGANSELPLLVDPNKVTDADGTNANAHRDDLSWCTTVLPFLDQVRFRQRWDATASLAAQEGATPAQIQALTDLNQTRFPILTCPDDQFNSDPGALSYVVNVGYVTAHYNSANDFAHHPASVDGGLDGDRSTTADIPVKFASGVFWRPYESRMSLDFISEADGMTQTLMLSENLQAGAWSDQDTGNLGFGVDMQGVFQSGSTSLRLPSGFELKNSVTGTDSRICSNLTAAKGQAWRPSSNHPSGAVNVIFCDGSGKSLIPQMDASVYSRLLTPAGQRYNQRAVDGSAF; this is encoded by the coding sequence ATGCAGCAACAACGTACCCCACGCACACTACCAAAACGAAACGGGTTTTCTCTGCTCGAACTGCTGGTGGTGATCGTCGTCATCAGCATTCTGGTGTCGTTGACTCTGCCGGCAATTTATCGGTCCAGTTGTGGATCAAGCAAAATTACATGCCTGAATAACATGCGGAACGTTGGCCTGGCAGTTGTCAACTTTTCATCGGGTGCCAACTCCGAGCTGCCACTACTGGTTGATCCCAACAAAGTCACAGACGCTGATGGAACCAATGCCAATGCACACCGGGATGACCTCTCCTGGTGCACGACGGTCCTGCCTTTCCTGGATCAGGTCCGTTTCCGTCAACGCTGGGATGCAACCGCCAGCCTCGCTGCTCAGGAGGGTGCCACGCCAGCGCAAATTCAAGCACTCACAGATTTGAATCAAACCCGGTTTCCCATCTTAACTTGCCCCGATGACCAGTTTAATTCCGATCCGGGTGCGTTGTCTTATGTCGTGAATGTGGGCTATGTCACAGCCCATTATAATTCGGCAAATGACTTTGCCCATCATCCTGCCAGCGTCGATGGGGGCCTGGATGGAGACCGTTCCACCACGGCTGATATCCCGGTCAAATTCGCATCCGGCGTCTTCTGGCGTCCGTATGAATCACGCATGTCGCTGGACTTCATTTCGGAAGCTGACGGCATGACCCAAACCCTGATGCTCTCTGAAAACCTGCAGGCCGGCGCCTGGTCAGATCAGGATACCGGCAATCTGGGCTTCGGCGTGGATATGCAAGGTGTCTTTCAAAGTGGAAGCACTTCACTTCGTCTGCCCTCTGGATTTGAGCTGAAGAATTCGGTTACCGGCACCGACTCACGCATTTGTTCGAATCTGACCGCGGCAAAAGGACAGGCCTGGCGACCCAGTTCAAATCACCCCAGCGGTGCCGTGAATGTGATCTTCTGTGATGGCAGTGGGAAATCTCTCATACCACAGATGGATGCCAGCGTGTATTCACGGCTGTTGACCCCCGCCGGTCAACGGTACAACCAGCGGGCCGTTGATGGAAGTGCTTTCTAA
- a CDS encoding ClpP family protease, which produces MFDPLSGQMPTQANQRARSYSQQRQMGIGDLLLDNRIIFLDSVINDASANLIVMKLLYLQSENRHQDIHLYVNSPGGSVTSTMAIYDTMQFIECDVATYCVGLAASGGAILVAGGQKNKRYILPHAKMMIHQPYGEVGGQVSDIEIQAKDILDTREVLNKILADHTGQSIDQIALDTSRDRFLTSAESVEYGLVDEVLDRDKEDKNKEQK; this is translated from the coding sequence ATGTTCGACCCCTTATCAGGGCAGATGCCAACTCAGGCGAACCAGCGTGCCAGAAGTTATTCCCAGCAGCGTCAGATGGGGATTGGTGATCTCCTGTTGGACAACCGGATCATCTTTCTGGACAGTGTCATCAATGACGCCAGTGCGAATCTCATCGTGATGAAACTGCTCTATCTGCAGTCCGAAAATCGTCACCAGGATATTCATCTCTACGTCAATTCCCCCGGCGGTTCCGTGACATCGACGATGGCGATCTACGATACGATGCAATTCATCGAATGCGATGTCGCGACTTATTGTGTCGGTCTGGCCGCCAGTGGCGGTGCGATTCTGGTTGCCGGTGGTCAGAAGAATAAACGCTATATTTTGCCACACGCCAAAATGATGATTCACCAGCCTTACGGTGAAGTCGGCGGGCAGGTTTCCGACATTGAAATTCAGGCCAAAGACATCCTGGATACACGCGAAGTTTTGAATAAAATCCTGGCAGACCACACCGGGCAATCGATTGATCAAATCGCGTTGGACACGTCCCGCGATCGCTTCCTGACCTCTGCGGAATCCGTTGAATACGGTCTGGTAGACGAAGTGCTGGACCGCGACAAAGAAGATAAGAACAAAGAACAGAAGTAA